A region of Theileria annulata chromosome 2, complete sequence, *** SEQUENCING IN PROGRESS *** DNA encodes the following proteins:
- a CDS encoding uncharacterized protein (chr2.C.cand.242 - ring/PHD finger;~ring finger protein, putative), whose translation MNFYSAHDCESKYTVGDEGSPKQKEYKTNEESESYENNSSSDSSYLSSHNGPVIYAICDVEDDGKIRNENHNLNRRLILSLLNDQNVLRGDFLRRYQIEEEEAFYVTRVTCRHISLFPNKSRWWHKGQVKYGYRINNLNKEIVSKTFIPVFEPVEDKACPICLEDLICDLISLKGCLHIYHRNCFLDYATKTKKPNVVCPLCNCVSLTGKGPSPPGKMSWNVKKDLKLLSNGTFITTIEIKYKMKSGIQLRWHPNPGKPYRGVFKKAFLPITADYLFILRMLIMAFLDGQTFRVEDSMEDNCGSIEWNGIEHKTNLEGGIEKGGFPDNNYKSRVIENILSKGLTI comes from the coding sequence ATGAACTTTTACTCTGCACATGACTGTGAGTCAAAGTACACAGTCGGAGATGAAGGAAGCCCAAAACAAAAGgaatataaaacaaatgAGGAATCAGAATcatatgaaaataattcttCGAGTGATAGTAGCTATTTAAGTTCCCACAATGGTCCCGTGATTTATGCAATTTGTGATGTTGAAGATGATGGGAAAATAAGGAATGAAAATCATAATCTTAACAgaagattaattttatctttattaaatgatcAAAATGTTTTGAGAGGTGATTTTTTACGTAGATACCAAATTGAGGAAGAAGAAGCTTTTTATGTTACAAGAGTAACGTGCAGGCACATAAGTCTTTTCCCTAACAAAAGCCGCTGGTGGCATAAGGGTCAAGTTAAATACGGATATAGAATAAACAATCTGAACAAAGAGATTGTTTCGAAGACATTTATTCCAGTTTTTGAGCCAGTAGAAGATAAAGCATGTCCAATCTGCCTTGAGGATTTAATTTGTGATTTAATCTCTTTAAAAGGATGCCTACACATATATCACAGAAATTGTTTTTTGGATTATGCTACTAAAACTAAGAAGCCAAATGTGGTTTGCCCACTTTGTAACTGCGTATCATTGACTGGAAAGGGACCTTCTCCACCAGGGAAGATGTCCTGGAACGTTAAGAAGGACTTAAAACTACTCTCTAACGGGACATTCATAACAACaattgaaataaaatataaaatgaagAGCGGAATTCAGCTAAGATGGCATCCTAACCCAGGAAAGCCATACAGAGGAGTGTTTAAAAAAGCTTTCCTACCAATCACGGCAGATTATCTGTTTATTCTGAGAATGCTAATAATGGCCTTTTTGGATGGTCAAACTTTCAGGGTGGAAGACTCAATGGAAGATAACTGTGGTAGCATAGAATGGAATGGTATAGAACACAAAACAAATTTAGAAGGAGGAATTGAAAAAGGAGGATTCCCAGATAACAACTACAAGTCAAGAgtaatagaaaatatattatcgAAAGGTCTAACAATATAA
- a CDS encoding chromatin-binding protein, putative (chr2.cand.282 - SKIP/SNW domain), producing MSEYTRKRATLLVKPQWDDVIKHESKGSFSLVEHSTANNNNNAVSDTVLTLSLQYDSEGRPMYEQVITQNVRKGKITYTKPSDQKEKSFTSDQLMRPSDETVKENLEKTKEALQIALSSKNSKIVTKSESEVFRYTPNQKSDVGQRLIKMTTKVIDPLEPSNIRHKKMPANPPSPPPPVLHSPPRKLTKEDQMNWKIPPCVSNWKNQKGYTLPIDKRVQADGRRLREVVINDKFASLSESLFIAERTAREEVRMRNEIIREEKLKEAKKREEELRELAAKAREERHQLYSKSHSKDESRDRDHRRRHKDRDSDEEREELLRIEAERRRELEREWRIEKNIKKRRTGERDISEKIALGQAKPTKITDLYDSRLLQGDAGISSVSSYIYLIFGFDGGDDEVYNVYDKPLFADRSTANIYQHSKERFQKSTGDMNLASFANADRGVQRNTPVEFVKDSDPFGFEKLLEKVKKT from the exons ATGTCAGAGTATACAAG GAAGAGAGCTACTTTGCTAGTAAAGCCACAATGGGATGACGTTATCAAACATGAATCCAAAGGATCATTTTCCCTGGTTGAACATAGCACAGCTAATAACAACAATAATGCCGTAAGTGATACTGTTTTA ACTCTATCTTTGCAATATGACTCTGAAGGGAGACCGATGTACGAGCAGGTGATAACTCAGAATGTGAGAAAGGGGAAGATCACATACACAAAACCTTCAGACCAGAAGGAAAAGAGTTTCACGAGCGACCAACTGATGAGACCATCAGATGAAACAGTAAAGGAGAATTTGGAAAAGACGAAGGAAGCATTGCAAATAGCACTTAGTTCGAAAAACTCAAAAATAGTTACAAAAAGTGAATCTGAAGTCTTTAGATATACACCAAATCAAAAAAGCGAT GTCGGACAAAGGTTAATTAAAATGACCACTAAGGTTATTGATCCACTTGAACCCTCTAATATTCGCCACAAGAAAATGCCAGCCAACCCACCTAGTCCACCACCACCAGTACTCCATTCTCCACCAAGAAAACTAACCAAGGAGGACCAGATGAACTGGAAGATCCCACCCTGTGTAAGTAACTGGAAGAACCAGAAGGGATACACACTGCCAATAGATAAAAGAGTGCAGGCAGATGGAAGAAGACTTAGAGAAGTCGTGATAAATGACAAGTTCGCATCACTTTCAGAGTCACTTTTCATAGCTGAAAGAACAGCAAGAGAAGAAGTTAGGATGAGGAACGAGATCATAAGAGAGGAGAAGTTAAAGGAGGCCAAGAAACGTGAGGAGGAGCTGCGTGAACTTGCAGCTAAAGCTCGTGAAGAGCGACATCAACTGTACTCAAAATCACACTCTAAAGATGAGTCCAGAGACCGAGACCATAGAAGGAGACATAAAGATAGAGATAGCGACGAAGAAAGGGAAGAATTGTTGAGAATTGAAGCTGAAAGGAGGAGAGAACTCGAGCGTGAATGGCGAATtgaaaagaatataaagaaaAGGAGAACTGGGGAGAGGGATATCAGTGAAAAGATTGCGCTTGGTCAGGCCAAACCCACCAAGATCACAGATTTATATGATAGTCGACTTTTACAAGGAGATGCTGGAATCTCATCTGTAAGTTCATACATTTACCTCATTTTT gGATTTGATGGAGGAGATGACGAAGTCTACAACGTCTATGATAAGCCTTTGTTCGCCGACAGGAGCACTGCTAACATTTACCAGCACTCGAAGGAGCGGTTCCAAAAATCCACTGg tgaTATGAACTTGGCAAGTTTTGCAAACGCTGATCGTGGAGTTCAGAGGAACACACCGGTTGAGTTTGTCAAGGACTCGGACCCCTTTGGCTTTGAAAAGCTGCTTGAGAAGGTCAAGAAAACCTAA
- a CDS encoding uncharacterized protein (chr2.C.cand.241 - hypothetical protein;~4 probable transmembrane helices predicted for TA13590 by TMHMM2.0 at aa 7-29, 1170-1189, 1196-1213 and 1264-1283;~Signal peptide predicted for TA13590 by SignalP 2.0 HMM (Signal peptide probability 0.901, signal anchor probability 0.012) with cleavage site probability 0.378 between residues 24 and 25), with amino-acid sequence MQLIIKSVVLPVILLLQSLNTNVAYLVINGFLLSSNFVKCNKVENDSLDVNSQLNLEILSQKSTLHTQTVDSNVLNKTNTKYTPNNKNTKQNNCEYILCFSDELELGEPLQLVYPNDDHTELLVDPEVLNHLKTIPGPIYPVAVVGSFNSGKSFLLNLINDNVLCKSGLIKDLESSKSNWHNLKFSNILSPEMCSKIFKVSKTPEPETLGIWVYSKPLKITRSRLQEKLQNYHEAENIDKYSLKTKKSRESDYQHTKLLRNKSDPYEDESLSETVNVLLFDVEGFNSHKNIFRYDEAIFSIVSLICAEIVYLSPRTLNSSDLLLMEDLIKCSLQSKISNLYKIYTGLEGFEHEKEEIFQYFFKMFENKNLTFLINEFKFTPEQALSNLVNLLRAPRRDLPLHEFFFYKNQKINIGNYDFRADFVKKIKHKVDKDESSKDKLPVKREYSPTKDDQQTIASSNKNVCSTDSPEQIDVKFSRFGYIFHMMFNSVNISTLPSTSSGIFSRIFDTDETKTPKDNETNTFEKYFERLGHFKFELFLRALRNPLLKHCSVDESTSTCHMSGRDLAEIVNFSMKILSMNKFYKLATNLTSNEWIKITENDAFDRLVKVLRLSRLLMIQNDLSHNYKDILMKFITGKKYHIDLENLEQNMDDGQKNKSELIVRRSPIPSMSLFEKYSFKLRNEFLELLLKTFENEGLSTDFKDAWSSLASEFDSFSEEASEKLSETIKEHCGRVSEEVFGVLDDKVEQVRLPALPSKLKFLHFFKDEFKRRFILLVDSEETEFEDTETQTYDKLVETKKEHSLFYDSVCESVLSDYLNKLDEKISELLDTNQKMIDHHFSSVYSKALNHFRSNFSRVDENYELPIEEPLSRSTTLIKEAQNILMTNLGEFHALEFLVSEVKNKLNMALNQEMEVFKTNYHKRCHQKLDNMQNHYLNNYAVFLNSFAPLPTSPELIHMYHEFLKHVSKEELFRVYCTDYMDIDKRHNKLEQKLNDKLKEMLAENVKIASEALEPDFQLFDKYLLTQVNNSRFYNVFRYNAKKYASYKITPKFVYTKLNLGLDQLSIKCPIEDLGLKVLYSQESRRILPRKGPTTPKRGFNSRFTSDSYRMGLGINPGTESDFNFEDLRAKFIRMNRTNIHYKFVDGIVGRYMDTHMLEFKKMFLNNHCKAIVLVCSIILLGLSTLSFSLAQKGFDRLLFAILGFGSYSFLVGMETTKRNLRRFLEFLKRVLKKVMLAFLKVLKRLLNKLFALLAAYITKLFVKLGFMYTFLIGFLSAATLYVYSKYVSYRRKKSQEYCNIKVPTKLLKNLT; translated from the coding sequence atgcagttaataattaaatcagTGGTTCTTCCAGTAATTCTACTTCTGCAATCTCTCAACACCAATGTAGCATATCTTGTTATAAATGGATTTCTCTTATCTtctaattttgtaaaatgCAATAAAGTTGAAAATGACTCCCTGGATGTAAACTCACAGCTAAATCTAGAGATTTTATCGCAAAAATCAACACTACACACACAAACCGTTGATTCCAATGTATTAAACAAAAcaaatacaaaatatacacccaataataaaaacactaaacaaaataattgtGAATATATACTTTGTTTTTCAGATGAGCTCGAATTAGGTGAGCCTCTCCAACTAGTTTACCCCAACGATGATCACACCGAACTTCTTGTTGATCCAGAAGTTTTAAACCATTTAAAGACAATTCCGGGACCAATTTACCCAGTAGCAGTGGTAGGCTCATTTAACTCAGGCAAGAGCTTTTTGTTAAACCTAATCAACGACAATGTTTTATGTAAAAGTGGACTAATAAAGGATTTAGAATCCTCTAAATCAAACTGGCATAATTTAAAGTTCAGCAATATCTTGAGCCCAGAAATGTGTTCAAAGATATTTAAGGTTTCAAAAACACCGGAACCAGAGACTCTTGGAATCTGGGTGTACTCAAAACCACTAAAAATTACCAGATCACGTTTGCAAGAGAAGTTACAGAACTACCATGAGGCAGAGAACATAGATAAATATTCACTGAAAACCAAGAAATCTAGAGAATCTGATTACCAGCACACGAAACTGTTAAGGAATAAATCGGATCCATACGAAGACGAATCTTTATCTGAGACTGTAAATGTATTACTGTTTGATGTGGAAGGATTCAATAGCCAtaagaatatatttagaTATGATGAGGCAATCTTTTCAATAGTTTCCCTAATATGCGCAGAGATTGTATATCTCTCGCCTAGGACCCTAAACTCCTCAGACTTGTTGCTGATGGAGGATCTGATCAAATGTTCGCTCCAGTCAAAGATCTCAAATTTGTACAAAATATACACTGGATTGGAAGGATTTGAGCACGAAAAGGAGGAAATATTCCAAtacttttttaaaatgttcGAGAACAAGAATCTTACATTCCTGATTAACGAGTTTAAATTCACGCCAGAACAGGCACTGAGCAACTTAGTAAACTTGCTAAGAGCACCGAGAAGAGATTTGCCATTACACGAGTTCTTCTTTTACAAAAATcagaaaattaatatagGAAATTATGACTTCAGAGCTgattttgtaaaaaaaATCAAACATAAAGTTGATAAGGACGAAAGTTCCAAGGATAAGTTACCAGTCAAAAGGGAATATTCACCAACTAAAGATGATCAACAAACGATTGCGAGTTCAAATAAAAACGTTTGTAGCACAGATTCACCGGAGCAAATCGATGTGAAGTTCAGCAGGTTCGGGTACATTTTTCATATGATGTTTAACTCAGTAAACATTTCAACACTCCCAAGTACCTCATCGGGTATTTTCAGCAGAATTTTTGATACTGATGAAACTAAAACCCCTAAGGATAATGAAACAAACACATTTGAAAAGTATTTTGAGCGTCTAGgacattttaaatttgaactGTTTCTTAGAGCGTTAAGAAACCCACTCTTAAAGCACTGCTCAGTAGATGAGTCGACGTCAACATGCCACATGTCGGGAAGAGATTTGGCAGAAATAGTTAATTTCAGCATGAAAATCCTCTCAATGAATAAGTTTTACAAACTTGCGACGAATTTGACCTCAAATGAATGGATTAAGATAACAGAAAATGACGCATTCGATAGACTAGTAAAGGTGCTTAGACTTTCTAGACTACTCATGATACAGAACGATTTATCCCACAACTATAAAGATATTCTAATGAAGTTTATAACAGGTAAAAAATACCATATTGATCTGGAAAATTTGGAACAAAATATGGATGATGGTCAAAAGAATAAATCAGAGTTGATTGTAAGGAGGAGTCCGATACCGAGTATGAGTTTGTTTGAAAAGTATAGCTTCAAGTTGAGGAACGAGTTTCTGGAACTGCTGTTGAAGACTTTCGAGAATGAAGGACTCTCAACAGACTTTAAAGACGCATGGTCATCACTGGCAAGTGAGTTTGACAGCTTTTCAGAAGAGGCATCAGAAAAGCTGAGTGAAACAATTAAAGAACACTGCGGAAGAGTATCAGAAGAAGTATTCGGAGTTCTTGACGATAAAGTAGAGCAAGTGAGGTTGCCAGCATTACCAAGCAAGTTAAAGTTTCTGCACTTTTTTAAAGATGAGTTTAAGAGAAGATTCATATTACTGGTGGACTCAGAAGAGACTGAATTTGAAGATACAGAGACTCAAACATACGATAAATTGGTAGAAACTAAGAAAGAACATTCATTGTTTTATGATAGTGTATGTGAATCAGTACTTTCAGATTACCTAAATAAGTTGGATGAAAAGATTTCAGAACTTCTGGACACTAACCAGAAGATGATAGACCATCATTTCAGCTCAGTGTACAGCAAGGCACTTAACCATTTTAGGTCAAACTTTAGTCGAGTTGatgaaaattatgaattGCCAATAGAGGAACCATTATCGAGAAGCACAACCCTGATTAAAGAAGCGCAAAACATATTAATGACTAACTTGGGCGAGTTCCACGCTCTAGAGTTTTTAGTTTCAGAAGTTAAAAACAAACTAAATATGGCACTAAACCAGGAAATGGAAGTTTTTAAAACGAATTACCATAAGAGATGCCATCAGAAGCTGGATAACATGCAAAACCACTATTTGAACAATTACGCCGTTTTCTTGAATAGCTTTGCACCACTGCCAACAAGCCCAGAGCTGATACATATGTACCACGAGTTCTTAAAGCACGTGTCAAAGGAGGAGCTTTTCAGAGTTTATTGCACAGATTACATGGACATAGACAAGAGACACAATAAACTCGAGCAGAAGCTGAACGATAAGTTGAAAGAAATGCTAGCtgaaaatgttaaaatcGCATCTGAGGCACTAGAGCCAGATTTTCAGTTGTTTGACAAATATTTACTCACTCAGGTCAACAATTCCAGGTTCTACAACGTCTTTAGATATAACGCCAAAAAATATGCGAGCTACAAAATTACGCCAAAATTTGTGTACACAAAGTTGAACCTAGGCCTGGACCAATTATCAATAAAGTGCCCAATTGAAGATCTGGGATTGAAAGTGCTTTATAGCCAGGAATCGAGAAGAATTTTGCCTAGAAAAGGACCCACGACGCCGAAACGCGGGTTTAATTCAAGGTTTACAAGTGATTCTTACCGGATGGGTTTGGGAATAAACCCCGGGACAGAGTCCGACTTTAACTTTGAGGATCTGAGGGCCAAATTCATTAGAATGAACAGAACCAACATCCACTACAAGTTTGTAGACGGCATAGTTGGAAGGTACATGGACACCCATATGCTGGAGTTTAAGAAGATGTTCTTGAATAACCACTGCAAGGCCATTGTGCTGGTGTGCAGTATCATACTGCTGGGTTTATCTACATTGTCTTTCTCGCTAGCTCAAAAAGGATTTGATAGGCTCCTGTTTGCAATTCTCGGCTTTGGAAGTTACTCGTTTCTGGTTGGCATGGAGACCACGAAGAGAAACCTTCGGAGGTTTTTGGAGTTTTTGAAAAGGGTTTTAAAGAAGGTGATGTTGGCGTTTCTCAAAGTGTTAAAAAGACTCTTGAACAAACTCTTCGCACTACTCGCTGCGTACATCACAAAGCTTTTCGTGAAACTCGGGTTCATGTACACATTCCTAATTGGGTTTCTATCGGCGGCGACACTCTATGTATACTCAAAGTACGTCTCATACAGGCGCAAAAAGTCCCAGGAATATTGCAATATCAAGGTCCCCACCAAACTGCttaaaaatttaacatAA
- a CDS encoding uncharacterized protein (chr2.C.cand.240 - hypothetical protein) codes for MAWDQSSLLESNQMRCVADSLKPTGSRLENEISYEINGIYIDHSCMLTWIANYCGSEYRFDCSNIIEIIDGYYKAEFYLDTKKLLDAPDTLNTYCDTSDILFTDYVSDETTKNISKNQINKQNLSKIDSISNASTEIDSLNETNNINTKEKDVPEVSDDKNSKIQDNEPDLKTTQAEINEEKSDNQCEKPKDKIPTVQKKPIQTQVPPTSSFNLRSSRTNRNITTSNYYNKDDSRSFNCYSRIHTTKSEVSYSPEVKRRRNSKSEISKKKPEFEVRRGERVRKVSIFQDCYIPASRNEWISEVFIGAHKENF; via the exons atggCCTGGGATCAATCTTCTCTTTTGGAATCAAATCAAATGAGATGCGTGGCAGATTCACTTAAGCCAACTGGATCCAGACTCGAGAATGAGATCTCTTACGAAATAAATGGTATCTATATAGATCata GTTGTATGCTGACATGGATAGCAAATTACTGCGGATCGGAATATAGGTTTGATTGCTCTAATATTATCGAAATAATCGATGGATACTATAAAGCAGAGTTTTATTTGGACACTAAAAAGTTGTTGGATGCTCCTGATACATTAAATACATATTGTGATACCTCTGACATACTGTTTACCGATTATGTCTCCGACGAGACcactaaaaatatttcaaaaaatcaaataaacaaacaaaatttaagtAAAATAGATTCAATTTCAAATGCAAGTACAGAAATAGATTCGTTAAACGAAACCAATAACATAAATACAAAAGAAAAAGATGTGCCAGAAGTATctgatgataaaaattcaaaaataCAAGACAACGAACCCGATTTAAAAACGACTCAAGCTGAAATCAACGAAGAAAAATCAGATAATCAATGTGAGAAGCCAAAGGATAAAATTCCAACTGTACAAAAGAAACCAATTCAAACACAGGTTCCACCTACATCTAGTTTCAATTTAAGAAGCTCAAGGACTAATAGAAACATAACCAcatcaaattattacaataaAGATGATTCAAGATCATTTAACTGTTATTCAAGAATACATACCACTAAATCTGAAGTGTCATATAGTCCTGAAGTCAAAAGACGTAGAAACTCGAAATCA GAAATTAGTAAAAAGAAACCAGAATTTGAAGTTAGAAGAGGCGAAAGAGTCAGAAAAGTCAGCATTTTCCAAGATTGTTACATTCCCGCATCCAGAAACGAGTGGATTTCAGAGGTTTTTATAGGAGCACACAaggaaaatttttaa
- a CDS encoding molecular chaperone, putative (chr2.cand.283 - DnaJ domain protein;~DnaJ domain protein), giving the protein MGSENKCSETGVETKKDERTFYSDFWDFVSTSTSQITDLFQFGEKDDNYSLTEDYESSKKLFDNYVKRIKDNLNPNVTDDSEEPCEPKLNGNDKPRSGKCIETKLYDVLEVHPGATNSQIKSSYRKLALKYHPDKNTSPDAKKKFQEIGEAYRILADDVLREKYDNTGSSDMFDMSDLDIDLDIPLFFIMLFGCDLIDEYVGPMKFDHILRYSKVVSKMPSKPKIPDNTSMFSNLFNYSGQLSNSTALAVQSDDISNYVNTLQKYREARLATLLRDRINECIKLGEIPESLTQFIESACNEIYVDLIMTSIGWVYENCAESYMNEVDSFMGLGATYSNLQSIGRNLNNGYNMIKSGFTILSVIHQNRNLLRGNIESVEAGCNESSDKKKVLLESFEACLDCFMSYLIYDIENTVKEACFKVCKDHDVDQKTRIKRACFMRTLGIKIQEIAESVRTKKGTSKGDFNKLIQDTYVRMKVKSEKEN; this is encoded by the exons atgggtagtgaaaataaatgttcGGAAACTGGTGTAGAAACTAAGAAAGACGAAAGAACCTTTTATTCTGATTTTTGGGATTTCGTATCCACAAGCACTTCCCAAATCACAGATCTATTTCAATTTGGAGAGAAAGATGATAATTACTCACTAACAGAAGACTATGAATCCTCAAAGAAGTTATTCGACAATTACGTCAAGAGGATTAAGGATAATTTGAACCCAAACGTAACAGATGACTCTGAAGAACCCTGCGAGCCTAAATTAAACGGAAATGACAAACCGCGGAGTGGAAAGTGCATTGAAACTAAACTGTATGACGTGCTAGAGGTTCATCCAGGCGCAACAAATTCACAAATTAAATCCAGTTATCGTAAACTGGCACTAAAGTATCACCCAGATAAGAACACGAGCCCAGATGCCAAGAAAAAATTCCAAGAAATAG GCGAGGCATACCGTATCCTAGCAGATGATGTATTAAGGGAGAAATATGACAACACAGGCTCCAGCGATATGTTTGACATGTCCGACTTGGATATTGATTTAGACATTCCGCTCTTTTTCATCATGCTATTTGGCTGCGATTTGATTGACGAATATGTCGGCCCAATGAAATTTGATCACATCCTTAGGTACAGTAAGGTGGTTTCTAAGATGCCAAGCAAACCCAAAATTCCCGACAACACCTCAAtgttttcaaatttatttaactaCTCTGGTCAACTAAGTAATAGTACCGCTTTGGCCGTCCAATCTGATGACATTTCAAACTACGTGAACACCCTTCAAAAGTATAGAGAAGCGAGACTTGCAACTCTTCTGAGGGATAGGATAAACGAGTGTATAAAACTCGGTGAGATCCCAGAATCCCTTACCCAATTCATCGAGTCTGCCTGTAACGAGATTTACGTGGACCTCATAATGACTTCAATTGGCTGGGTTTACGAGAACTGTGCAGAAAGTTACATGAACGAAGTTGACTCTTTCATGGGACTGGGAGCAACTTACTCAAACCTCCAGTCCATTGGTAGGAACCTGAACAACGGGTACAACATGATCAAGTCTGGGTTCACTATTCTGAGCGTTATCCACCAGAATAGAAACCTCCTCCGTGGGAATATTGAATCTGTGGAAGCGGGCTGTAACGAGTCTAGTGACAAGAAGAAGGTTCTCTTAGAGAGCTTTGAGGCTTGTTTGGACTGTTTCATGTCctatttaatttatgataTCGAAAACACTGTGAAGGAGGCCTGCTTCAAGGTGTGCAAGGACCACGACGTGGACCAGAAGACAAGGATCAAGCGTGCCTGCTTTATGAGGACTCTCGGCATTAAGATTCAGGAGATTGCCGAGTCGGTCAGGACCAAGAAGGGCACATCTAAGGGCGACTTTAACAAGCTCATCCAGGACACTTATGTACGGATGAAGGTTAAATCCGAAAAGGAAAACTAA